In Prescottella soli, a genomic segment contains:
- a CDS encoding ABC transporter substrate-binding protein, translating into MSSSQPVRTVRRATVAVIAASAVLVGLTGCGDSTNDDASTIVRTTTKIAGAGVVSVERDTRAACATPTPADPGAPDPHRIVVLDSAAMDSVCALGLWERVVGAATSPGETPQPAYFGTGISLLPSVGPESAPDIDQIAKAAPDLILGSAPASPELAERLKTVAPTVFVGDDPVQWKSRFLASGKALGRSGAAQQALDAYTADAARIGTEINARQTQASVIRFRSDAMAIESPGSFSGQVLADANVQRPAYQRIEVASKDIDDLADAEGDLIYVSFDGPGGLEHGTSVMDSDAWHDLGAVTDSRVFAVDDEVWNAGNGVVAARAVLTDLQESLNGYVS; encoded by the coding sequence TTGTCCAGTTCCCAGCCCGTCCGCACCGTCCGCCGCGCCACCGTCGCCGTGATCGCAGCGTCGGCGGTCCTCGTGGGACTCACCGGCTGCGGAGACTCGACGAACGACGACGCGAGCACCATCGTGCGGACCACGACCAAGATCGCGGGCGCGGGTGTCGTCAGCGTCGAACGCGACACCCGCGCCGCCTGCGCCACCCCCACCCCGGCCGATCCGGGTGCCCCCGATCCGCACCGCATCGTCGTGCTCGACAGCGCCGCAATGGATTCGGTGTGTGCACTGGGCCTGTGGGAACGGGTGGTCGGTGCGGCCACATCACCCGGTGAGACCCCACAGCCGGCGTATTTCGGCACCGGAATCTCGTTGCTGCCCAGCGTCGGTCCGGAGTCTGCGCCCGACATCGACCAGATCGCGAAGGCGGCGCCGGACCTGATCCTCGGATCGGCGCCAGCCTCCCCGGAGCTCGCCGAACGTCTGAAGACCGTCGCGCCCACCGTCTTCGTCGGCGACGACCCGGTCCAGTGGAAGTCACGGTTCCTCGCGTCCGGCAAGGCGCTCGGACGGTCCGGTGCGGCGCAACAGGCACTCGACGCGTACACCGCGGACGCCGCACGGATCGGCACCGAGATCAACGCGCGCCAGACGCAGGCTTCCGTGATCCGGTTCCGGTCCGACGCGATGGCGATCGAGAGCCCCGGGTCGTTCTCCGGTCAGGTACTCGCGGACGCGAACGTCCAGCGTCCGGCCTACCAGCGGATCGAGGTGGCGTCGAAGGACATCGACGACCTCGCCGACGCGGAGGGCGACCTCATCTACGTCAGTTTCGACGGGCCGGGCGGCCTCGAGCACGGCACGTCGGTGATGGACTCCGACGCCTGGCACGACCTCGGGGCGGTCACCGACAGCCGCGTCTTCGCGGTCGACGACGAGGTGTGGAACGCCGGCAACGGGGTCGTCGCGGCTCGCGCCGTCCTCACCGACCTGCAGGAAAGCCTCAACGGGTACGTCAGCTAG
- the ctaD gene encoding aa3-type cytochrome oxidase subunit I, giving the protein MTAVAPQPVPEIAARPYPPRQGPKGSFIYKMVTTTDPKVLGIMYLVTSFAFFLIGGLMALLMRTELAVPGLQFLSNEQFNQLFTMHGTIMLLLYATPVVFGFANYIVPLQIGAPDVAFPRLNAFSYWLYLFGAIITTAGFITPGGAADFGWTAYTPLTSSLHSPGMGADLWIMGLAVAGLGTILGGVNFITTIACLRAPGMTMFRMPIFTWNILITSVLILLAFPLLTAAFMGLFVDRHLGGHIFDPATGGVLLWQHLFWFFGHPEVYIIALPFFGIVSEIFPVFSRKPIFGYSGLVYATMGIAALSIAVWAHHMYATGAVLLPFFSFMTFLIAVPTGVKFFNWIGTMWKGQLTFESPMLFSVGFLVTFLFGGLSGVLLASPPIDFHVTDSYFVIAHFHYVLFGTIVFATYAGIYFWFPKMTGRMMDERLGKWHFWTTFIGFHSTFLVQHWLGAEGMPRRYADYLPSDGFTTLNTISTIGSFILGASTLPFLWNVFKSYRYGEVVKVDDPWGYGNSLEWATSCPPPRHNFTELPRIRSERPAFELHYPHMVDRMRAEAHVGPGHGGKNATAVLEDSKV; this is encoded by the coding sequence GTGACTGCCGTAGCGCCCCAGCCAGTCCCAGAGATAGCAGCGAGGCCGTACCCGCCGCGGCAGGGACCCAAGGGCTCGTTCATTTACAAGATGGTTACGACCACCGATCCCAAGGTGCTCGGGATCATGTACCTGGTCACCTCGTTCGCGTTCTTCCTCATCGGCGGCCTGATGGCCCTGCTGATGCGTACCGAGCTCGCGGTTCCTGGCCTGCAGTTCCTGTCGAACGAGCAGTTCAACCAGCTGTTCACGATGCACGGCACGATCATGCTGCTGCTGTACGCGACCCCGGTCGTGTTCGGCTTCGCGAACTACATCGTCCCGCTGCAGATCGGCGCCCCCGACGTGGCGTTCCCGCGTCTGAACGCGTTCAGCTACTGGCTGTACCTGTTCGGCGCGATCATCACCACGGCCGGCTTCATCACCCCGGGTGGTGCCGCCGACTTCGGTTGGACCGCTTACACCCCGCTGACCAGCTCGCTGCACTCGCCGGGCATGGGCGCCGACCTGTGGATCATGGGTCTCGCCGTCGCCGGCCTGGGCACCATCCTCGGTGGCGTCAACTTCATCACCACCATCGCCTGCCTGCGTGCCCCCGGCATGACGATGTTCCGCATGCCGATCTTCACGTGGAACATCCTGATCACCAGCGTCCTCATCCTGCTGGCGTTCCCGCTGCTGACGGCCGCCTTCATGGGTCTGTTCGTCGACCGTCACCTCGGTGGCCACATCTTCGACCCGGCGACCGGTGGCGTCCTGCTGTGGCAGCACCTGTTCTGGTTCTTCGGTCACCCCGAGGTGTACATCATCGCGCTGCCGTTCTTCGGCATCGTCTCGGAGATCTTCCCGGTCTTCTCGCGTAAGCCGATCTTCGGTTACAGCGGCCTGGTCTACGCCACCATGGGCATCGCGGCCCTGTCGATCGCCGTGTGGGCGCACCACATGTACGCCACGGGCGCGGTTCTGCTGCCGTTCTTCTCGTTCATGACGTTCCTCATCGCGGTCCCGACCGGTGTGAAGTTCTTCAACTGGATCGGCACCATGTGGAAGGGTCAGTTGACCTTCGAGTCGCCGATGCTGTTCTCCGTCGGCTTCCTGGTGACGTTCCTCTTCGGTGGTCTGTCCGGCGTTCTGCTCGCGAGCCCGCCGATCGACTTCCACGTCACCGACTCGTACTTCGTGATCGCGCACTTCCACTACGTGCTCTTCGGCACCATCGTGTTCGCCACCTACGCGGGTATCTACTTCTGGTTCCCGAAGATGACCGGCCGCATGATGGACGAGCGCCTCGGCAAGTGGCACTTCTGGACCACGTTCATCGGCTTCCACAGCACGTTCCTCGTCCAGCACTGGCTCGGTGCCGAGGGCATGCCGCGCCGCTACGCGGATTACCTCCCCAGCGACGGTTTCACCACGCTGAACACGATCTCCACGATCGGCTCGTTCATCCTGGGCGCCTCGACGCTGCCGTTCCTGTGGAACGTCTTCAAGAGCTACCGCTACGGCGAGGTCGTCAAGGTCGACGACCCGTGGGGCTACGGCAACTCGCTCGAGTGGGCCACCAGCTGCCCGCCGCCGCGGCACAACTTCACCGAGCTGCCCCGGATCCGTTCGGAGCGCCCGGCCTTCGAGCTGCACTACCCGCACATGGTCGACCGCATGCGCGCCGAGGCTCATGTCGGACCCGGCCACGGCGGCAAGAACGCCACCGCGGTCCTGGAGGACAGCAAGGTCTAG
- a CDS encoding ABC transporter ATP-binding protein has translation MVAVSEPDPDLLIDFEDVLIRRGGATLVGPVSWKVELDEKWVVLGPNGAGKTSLLRIAAAEVHPTAGVARLLGETLGRVDVTELRPRIGLSSSALAHRVPADEVVKDLVVSAGYAVLGRWREQYENMDTERAVEMLESLGAEHLADRTYGTLSEGERKRVLIARALMTDPELLLLDEPAAGLDLGGREELVARLGDLAADPDSPATVLITHHVEEIPPGFTHALLLSEGRVVSQGLLDDVITAENLSEAFSQSISLDRVDGRYFARRTRHPGLHRA, from the coding sequence ATGGTCGCTGTGTCGGAACCAGATCCTGATCTCCTCATCGATTTCGAAGATGTCCTGATTCGCCGGGGCGGAGCGACCCTCGTCGGCCCGGTTTCCTGGAAGGTGGAGCTCGACGAGAAGTGGGTCGTGCTCGGCCCCAACGGCGCGGGCAAGACATCCCTGCTGCGCATCGCCGCCGCCGAGGTCCACCCCACGGCCGGTGTCGCCCGGCTGCTCGGCGAGACCCTCGGTCGCGTCGACGTCACCGAGCTTCGTCCGCGGATCGGCCTGTCGTCGTCGGCGCTCGCGCACCGTGTTCCGGCCGACGAGGTTGTGAAGGATCTGGTGGTCTCGGCCGGTTACGCCGTGCTCGGCCGGTGGCGCGAGCAGTACGAGAACATGGACACCGAGCGTGCGGTCGAGATGCTCGAGAGCCTCGGTGCCGAGCACCTCGCCGACCGCACCTATGGGACGCTGTCGGAGGGCGAGCGCAAGCGCGTGCTCATTGCCCGTGCCCTGATGACCGATCCCGAACTGCTGCTGCTGGACGAGCCGGCGGCCGGCCTCGACCTCGGTGGCCGCGAGGAACTCGTCGCACGCCTGGGCGATCTCGCGGCCGACCCCGATTCACCGGCGACCGTGCTGATCACGCACCACGTCGAGGAGATCCCGCCGGGCTTCACGCACGCGCTGCTGCTCTCCGAGGGGCGGGTCGTCTCGCAGGGTCTGCTCGACGACGTCATCACGGCCGAGAACCTCAGCGAGGCGTTCAGCCAGTCGATCAGCCTCGACCGTGTCGACGGCCGGTACTTCGCCCGCCGCACGCGCCACCCCGGTCTGCATCGGGCCTGA
- a CDS encoding peptidyl-tRNA hydrolase: MTLTGDGFAARHAVLAAGYGNRPDPADPAQVLAMPIVLHIPKVEPPARSALLAAAASATVALCLDDRVGPDPDGTPGPWQHALREWTDARIRKVARRARGAQWLAAQDIDGVTVDVDGAQARALVPGRVGDLDPRIRKLQIGGTDLDHDEPGQVPDGTPTLWVNAALGMTVGKAAAQVGHASMLLAGAMSTEQALAWAADGYCCAVRDADEQAWAALCDEVAAGRAIAVRDAGFTEVAPGSMTVIAPVR, encoded by the coding sequence ATGACCCTGACGGGGGACGGCTTCGCGGCACGTCACGCCGTGCTGGCCGCCGGGTACGGCAACCGTCCGGACCCGGCGGATCCCGCGCAGGTGCTGGCGATGCCGATCGTGCTGCACATCCCCAAGGTCGAGCCGCCCGCGCGCAGCGCCCTGCTGGCCGCGGCGGCGTCGGCGACCGTCGCGCTGTGCCTCGACGACCGCGTCGGACCCGACCCGGACGGGACACCCGGACCGTGGCAGCATGCGCTGCGCGAGTGGACCGACGCCCGCATCCGCAAGGTGGCCCGGCGGGCCCGCGGCGCGCAGTGGCTCGCCGCGCAGGACATCGACGGCGTGACCGTCGACGTCGACGGTGCCCAGGCGCGGGCGCTGGTGCCGGGACGGGTCGGTGACCTGGACCCGCGGATCAGGAAGCTGCAGATCGGCGGCACCGATCTCGACCACGACGAGCCCGGGCAGGTCCCGGACGGGACGCCCACGCTGTGGGTGAACGCCGCGCTCGGCATGACCGTCGGCAAGGCCGCCGCGCAGGTCGGCCACGCGTCGATGCTCCTGGCCGGTGCGATGTCGACCGAGCAGGCCCTCGCGTGGGCGGCCGACGGCTACTGCTGCGCCGTCCGGGACGCCGACGAGCAGGCTTGGGCCGCGCTGTGTGACGAAGTCGCCGCCGGCCGGGCGATCGCGGTGCGCGACGCCGGGTTCACCGAGGTGGCGCCCGGTTCGATGACGGTGATCGCCCCGGTTCGCTGA
- a CDS encoding enoyl-CoA hydratase/isomerase family protein: protein MAEFVTLEVSEGIGTIRLARPPMNALNRQVQEEIRAAARQATVDPEVKAVVVYGGEKVFAAGADIKEMIELDFVQMSEIVAELQSALGAIADIPKPTVAAITGYALGGGLEVVLGADRRIAGDNVKLGVPEILLGIIPGGGGTQRLARLVGPAKAKDMVFTGRFVGAEEALQMGLIDEMVAPDEVYNAARKWASQFTGAASRALAAAKAAIDEGLDTDLATGLKIEQHLFASLFATDDRAIGMQSFVENGPGKAKFTGK from the coding sequence ATGGCTGAGTTTGTGACCCTCGAGGTTTCCGAAGGTATCGGCACCATCCGTCTGGCGCGTCCCCCGATGAACGCCCTGAACCGTCAGGTGCAGGAGGAGATTCGGGCGGCGGCGCGTCAGGCGACCGTCGATCCGGAGGTCAAGGCCGTCGTCGTCTACGGCGGCGAGAAGGTGTTCGCCGCCGGCGCCGACATCAAGGAGATGATCGAGCTCGACTTCGTCCAGATGAGCGAGATCGTCGCCGAGCTGCAGTCGGCGCTGGGTGCCATCGCGGACATCCCGAAGCCGACGGTCGCCGCGATCACCGGCTACGCGCTCGGTGGCGGCCTCGAGGTCGTCCTCGGTGCGGACCGACGCATCGCCGGCGACAACGTCAAGCTCGGCGTCCCGGAGATCCTGCTGGGCATCATCCCCGGTGGCGGTGGCACGCAGCGCCTCGCGCGCCTCGTGGGCCCGGCCAAGGCGAAGGACATGGTCTTCACGGGCCGCTTCGTCGGCGCGGAGGAGGCCCTGCAGATGGGCCTGATCGACGAGATGGTCGCCCCCGACGAGGTGTACAACGCCGCTCGCAAGTGGGCGTCGCAGTTCACGGGTGCGGCGAGCCGCGCGCTCGCGGCCGCGAAGGCCGCGATCGACGAGGGCCTCGACACGGACCTCGCGACCGGTCTGAAGATCGAGCAGCACCTGTTCGCGTCGCTGTTCGCGACCGACGACCGTGCCATCGGCATGCAGTCGTTCGTCGAGAACGGTCCCGGCAAGGCGAAGTTCACCGGCAAGTAG
- a CDS encoding ABC transporter substrate-binding protein has protein sequence MPRTSRRALTSFAAVGVAVSLALTGCSSSETTTDTDETTSAASDGFPRTVEHFRGVAKIDTQPQRIVTLDNSYADAVLLLESPLVGYVDYREQGLPDYLGDARADYAADAVSVGRVSNASLEKVAELQPDLILSAEVRDGKNYEALSALAPTVFSQSTGPTWKDNIRLVARALGKDDQAERKIGEYEARARAIGDEINAQANNPTISVVRFAGEPTARLYRTTSFSGIVLADAGLARPDSQGPDPADAGSIMNAISPERINDADADLIFVATYEDPAGKSLDAAQAFLQNPLWGTLKGRTVDVDDAMWMTPVSIQGAHKILDDLAQTFGVDPHNG, from the coding sequence GTGCCCAGAACGTCCCGACGCGCCCTCACCTCGTTCGCCGCGGTGGGCGTGGCCGTCAGCCTCGCGCTCACCGGCTGTTCGTCCTCCGAAACCACCACAGACACCGACGAGACAACGTCGGCGGCGTCCGACGGGTTCCCGCGGACCGTCGAACACTTCCGCGGAGTCGCGAAAATCGACACGCAGCCGCAGCGCATCGTCACCCTCGACAACAGCTACGCCGATGCCGTCCTACTGCTCGAGTCGCCGCTCGTCGGATACGTCGACTACCGCGAGCAGGGCCTGCCCGACTACCTCGGCGACGCCCGCGCGGACTACGCGGCGGACGCCGTCTCGGTCGGCAGGGTGTCGAACGCGAGCCTCGAGAAGGTCGCCGAACTCCAGCCCGATCTGATCCTGTCGGCCGAGGTGCGCGACGGGAAGAACTACGAGGCGCTGTCCGCTCTCGCGCCGACGGTGTTCTCCCAGTCGACCGGCCCGACGTGGAAGGACAACATCCGCCTCGTCGCGCGGGCGCTCGGCAAGGACGATCAGGCCGAGCGGAAGATCGGCGAATACGAGGCGCGTGCCAGAGCTATCGGCGACGAGATCAATGCCCAGGCGAACAACCCGACGATCTCGGTCGTGCGTTTCGCCGGCGAGCCGACGGCGCGCCTCTACCGGACGACATCGTTCAGCGGCATCGTGCTGGCCGACGCGGGACTCGCGCGTCCGGACAGCCAGGGACCCGATCCCGCGGACGCCGGCAGCATCATGAACGCGATCAGTCCCGAGCGGATCAACGACGCCGACGCGGACCTCATCTTCGTCGCGACTTACGAGGATCCGGCCGGCAAGTCGCTCGACGCCGCGCAGGCCTTTCTGCAGAACCCGCTGTGGGGAACCCTGAAGGGCCGCACCGTGGACGTCGACGACGCCATGTGGATGACGCCGGTCAGCATCCAGGGCGCGCACAAGATCCTCGACGACCTCGCGCAGACGTTCGGGGTCGACCCGCACAACGGCTAA
- the serB gene encoding phosphoserine phosphatase SerB — MGASDATVLVTVTGPDRPGVTSVLFAALSRHDVSLLDVEQVVIRGRLTLGVLVQCPTDPESLQEELEEAMDTVGMNVEVEIGADPAARQQVSTHAVVVLGSPVSARAFRSLSRELARQGANIDSIRGIADYPLTGLELMVTAASVGAEADAQLRAGLAEVAAGENVDVAVERGGLARRAKRLIVFDVDSTLVQGEVIEMLAARAGVEDEVRAVTEAAMRGEIDFTESLNQRVATLAGLDASVIDDVAADLQLTPGARTTIRTLRRLGYHCGVVSGGFRQVIEGLAHELELDFVQANTLEIVDGKLTGRVVGDVVDRAAKATALRKFAAEVGVPMEQTVAVGDGANDIDMLTAAGLGVAFNAKPALREVADTALSHPFLDAVLFVLGVSRDEVEAADAVDGVVRRVPIP, encoded by the coding sequence GTGGGTGCGTCAGACGCCACTGTTCTGGTGACGGTTACTGGTCCGGACAGGCCCGGCGTGACGTCGGTGCTCTTCGCTGCGTTGTCGCGTCACGACGTGAGCCTCCTCGACGTCGAGCAGGTGGTGATCCGGGGCCGGCTCACCCTCGGCGTCCTCGTGCAGTGCCCCACCGACCCCGAGTCCCTCCAGGAGGAGCTCGAGGAAGCCATGGACACCGTGGGCATGAACGTCGAAGTCGAGATCGGTGCCGACCCGGCGGCGCGCCAGCAGGTGTCGACGCACGCCGTCGTCGTTCTCGGCAGCCCCGTCAGTGCGCGGGCGTTCCGTTCGCTGTCGCGTGAACTGGCCCGGCAGGGCGCCAACATCGATTCGATCCGCGGCATCGCCGACTACCCGCTCACCGGCCTCGAACTGATGGTGACGGCGGCGAGCGTCGGCGCCGAAGCCGACGCCCAGCTGCGGGCGGGCCTCGCGGAGGTCGCCGCTGGTGAGAACGTCGACGTGGCCGTCGAGCGCGGCGGCCTGGCCCGGCGCGCCAAGCGTCTGATCGTCTTCGACGTCGACTCCACCCTCGTGCAGGGCGAGGTCATCGAGATGCTCGCGGCCCGGGCCGGCGTCGAGGACGAGGTCCGCGCCGTGACCGAGGCTGCGATGCGCGGTGAGATCGACTTCACCGAATCCCTCAACCAGCGTGTCGCAACCCTCGCCGGGCTCGACGCGTCCGTCATCGACGACGTCGCCGCCGATCTGCAGCTCACGCCGGGTGCGCGCACCACGATCCGGACCCTGCGCCGACTCGGCTACCACTGCGGCGTCGTGTCGGGCGGCTTCCGCCAGGTGATCGAGGGGCTCGCGCACGAACTCGAACTCGACTTCGTCCAGGCCAACACACTCGAGATCGTCGACGGCAAGCTCACCGGCCGCGTCGTCGGCGACGTCGTCGACCGCGCCGCCAAGGCCACCGCGCTGCGCAAGTTCGCGGCCGAGGTCGGTGTTCCCATGGAGCAGACCGTCGCGGTGGGTGACGGCGCCAACGACATCGACATGCTCACCGCCGCCGGTCTCGGTGTCGCGTTCAACGCGAAGCCGGCGCTGCGCGAGGTGGCCGACACCGCGCTCTCGCACCCGTTCCTCGACGCGGTGCTGTTCGTGCTCGGCGTCAGCCGCGACGAGGTCGAGGCCGCCGACGCGGTCGACGGTGTCGTGCGGCGCGTGCCGATCCCATGA
- a CDS encoding VOC family protein produces the protein MSGRVVHFEVPFDDGDRARNFYRQAFGWNLTEMPEMKYTGVATGPVAESGMPAEPGYIGGGMFERAEQSPTGPVITVNVDDIDAALAKIESLGGATVSAKQPVGEMGFAAYFRDTEGNVMGLWETAQG, from the coding sequence ATGAGTGGTCGAGTAGTGCATTTCGAGGTCCCGTTCGACGACGGTGACCGGGCCCGCAACTTCTACCGGCAGGCGTTCGGCTGGAACCTCACCGAGATGCCCGAGATGAAGTACACCGGCGTGGCTACCGGGCCCGTCGCGGAATCGGGGATGCCCGCCGAGCCGGGGTACATCGGGGGCGGCATGTTCGAGCGTGCGGAGCAGTCCCCGACCGGTCCGGTGATCACCGTCAACGTCGACGACATCGACGCGGCGCTGGCCAAGATCGAGTCGTTGGGCGGCGCGACGGTCTCGGCGAAACAACCGGTGGGGGAGATGGGGTTCGCCGCCTACTTCCGGGACACCGAGGGCAACGTCATGGGGCTGTGGGAGACGGCGCAGGGCTGA
- a CDS encoding NUDIX hydrolase, which translates to MFDRTQTASTAPAPKDASTVMLVRDAESGVEVFLLRRVAGMAFAGGMTVFPGGGVDPSDSVADVRWAGPPLSWWADRFGVDEPRAKALVCAAVRETFEECGVLLAGPTEDTVVADTSGYAEARRQLESRELSFADFLARENLVLRTDLLRPWANWITPVQEGRRYDTRFFVAVLPEGQQADGETSEAAEVAWRTPAAAVDDWRAKRSVLLPPTWRQLATLGQFDSVDAILAAEQEISPILPELSFVDGNPRVSFPGDEGYYDTGALPWGTDK; encoded by the coding sequence ATGTTCGACCGGACGCAGACAGCGTCCACTGCTCCCGCGCCGAAGGACGCCTCGACCGTGATGCTCGTCCGCGACGCGGAGTCGGGCGTCGAGGTGTTCCTGCTCCGCCGGGTCGCCGGGATGGCGTTCGCCGGCGGCATGACCGTGTTCCCCGGCGGTGGCGTCGACCCCAGCGACAGCGTCGCCGACGTCCGCTGGGCGGGTCCGCCGCTGTCGTGGTGGGCGGATCGGTTCGGCGTCGACGAGCCGCGTGCCAAGGCACTCGTGTGTGCGGCGGTGCGTGAGACGTTCGAGGAGTGCGGAGTTCTGCTCGCCGGGCCCACCGAGGACACCGTCGTGGCCGACACCAGCGGCTACGCGGAGGCGCGTCGTCAGCTCGAGTCGCGGGAGCTGTCGTTCGCGGACTTCCTCGCGCGGGAGAACCTCGTCCTGCGCACGGACCTGCTGCGTCCGTGGGCCAACTGGATCACCCCCGTCCAGGAGGGGCGGCGCTACGACACCCGCTTCTTCGTCGCGGTCCTGCCCGAGGGCCAGCAGGCCGACGGGGAGACGTCGGAGGCGGCCGAGGTCGCGTGGCGGACGCCTGCCGCCGCGGTCGACGATTGGCGCGCGAAACGCAGCGTCCTGCTGCCGCCGACGTGGCGTCAGCTGGCGACGCTCGGCCAGTTCGACAGCGTCGACGCGATTCTCGCTGCCGAGCAGGAGATCTCGCCGATCCTGCCGGAATTGAGCTTCGTCGACGGCAATCCGCGCGTCTCGTTCCCGGGTGACGAGGGCTACTACGACACCGGAGCGTTGCCCTGGGGTACCGACAAGTAA
- a CDS encoding RDD family protein, whose translation MTTPGFDASTTPDTAPTHGEVPDKHGDSGDPRYPSPRQLREVIAFAFDWLLHIVVGLVAMTVFLDIPAVADWAAPALVIGWIAASLLQRVVAQRIVHTTLGKALFGLCVIRPSDGQWPTLGYLLKWWLLGALDFVATISSSPWTSDYDNGPTVVRRRDVVALRTAL comes from the coding sequence GTGACCACACCAGGGTTCGACGCGAGCACCACCCCGGACACGGCGCCGACGCATGGGGAGGTTCCAGACAAACACGGCGACTCGGGCGACCCTCGCTATCCGTCGCCACGCCAACTGCGCGAGGTGATCGCGTTTGCGTTCGACTGGCTCCTGCACATCGTGGTCGGCCTTGTCGCGATGACCGTGTTCCTGGACATCCCCGCCGTCGCGGACTGGGCGGCGCCGGCTCTGGTCATCGGCTGGATCGCCGCGTCGCTGCTGCAGCGCGTCGTCGCCCAGCGGATCGTGCACACGACCCTCGGCAAGGCGCTGTTCGGCCTGTGCGTGATCCGCCCGTCCGACGGGCAGTGGCCGACGCTCGGCTACCTGCTGAAGTGGTGGCTCCTGGGGGCGCTCGACTTCGTGGCGACGATCTCGAGCAGCCCCTGGACCAGCGACTACGACAACGGGCCGACCGTCGTGAGGCGCCGCGACGTCGTGGCCCTCCGAACCGCCCTCTGA
- a CDS encoding NUDIX hydrolase — protein MPVPEFVAALREHVGHAPLWLPGVSAVLRDDDGRLLLTRRADNGLWAVVSGILEPGEEPGPAILREIREETGLEAELVRVVSVGAAGPVTYPNGDIAAYLDVCFVARVVSGEARVADDENLDVRWFSPDALPSDMTASSKRRIATALRDDQRTWFARD, from the coding sequence ATGCCGGTACCGGAATTCGTTGCGGCGCTACGGGAACACGTCGGGCACGCCCCGCTGTGGCTGCCCGGCGTCAGCGCAGTCCTCCGCGACGACGACGGCCGACTTCTCCTCACCCGGCGTGCCGACAACGGCCTGTGGGCCGTCGTCTCCGGGATCCTCGAACCCGGCGAGGAGCCCGGCCCGGCAATACTGCGGGAGATCCGCGAGGAGACCGGGCTCGAGGCGGAACTGGTGCGCGTCGTCAGCGTCGGCGCCGCCGGCCCCGTCACCTATCCCAACGGCGACATCGCCGCATACCTCGACGTGTGCTTCGTCGCCCGCGTCGTGTCCGGTGAGGCCCGCGTCGCCGACGACGAGAATCTCGACGTGCGGTGGTTCTCCCCCGACGCCCTGCCGTCCGACATGACCGCGTCGTCGAAGCGGCGCATCGCGACTGCGCTGCGCGACGACCAACGAACGTGGTTCGCTCGGGACTGA
- the nrdF gene encoding class 1b ribonucleoside-diphosphate reductase subunit beta, with the protein MSEKIKLVSRVSAINWNRVPDDKDAEVWDRLTGNFWLPEKVPVSNDIQSWATLTPNEQQLTMRVFTGLTLLDTIQGTVGAVSLIPDAVTPHEEAVLTNIAFMESVHAKSYSQIFSTLCTTREIDDAFRWSEENPNLQRKAQIVLDYYKGDDPLKRKVASTLLESFLFYSGFYLPMYWSSRAKLTNTADMIRLIIRDEAVHGYYIGYKYQRGLEQITEAEREELKNYTFELLFELYDNEVEYTQDLYDEVGLTEDVKKFLRYNANKALMNLGYEGLFPKDETDVNPAILSALSPNADENHDFFSGSGSSYVIGKAVNTEDEDWDF; encoded by the coding sequence GTGAGCGAGAAGATCAAGCTGGTCAGTCGCGTGTCGGCGATCAACTGGAATCGCGTGCCCGACGACAAGGACGCCGAGGTGTGGGACCGCCTCACCGGCAACTTCTGGCTGCCGGAGAAGGTGCCGGTGTCCAACGACATCCAGTCGTGGGCCACTCTCACGCCGAACGAGCAGCAGCTCACGATGCGCGTGTTCACCGGCCTGACGCTGCTGGACACCATCCAGGGCACCGTCGGCGCCGTGAGCCTGATCCCCGATGCGGTCACCCCGCACGAGGAGGCCGTGCTCACCAACATCGCGTTCATGGAGTCAGTGCACGCGAAGAGCTACTCGCAGATCTTCTCCACGCTGTGCACCACCCGGGAGATCGACGACGCGTTCCGCTGGTCGGAGGAGAACCCGAACCTGCAGCGCAAGGCGCAGATCGTCCTCGACTACTACAAGGGTGACGACCCGCTCAAGCGTAAGGTCGCCTCGACGCTGCTCGAGTCGTTCCTGTTCTACTCGGGCTTCTACCTCCCGATGTACTGGTCGTCGCGCGCCAAGCTCACCAACACGGCCGACATGATCCGCCTGATCATCCGCGACGAGGCCGTGCACGGCTACTACATCGGCTACAAGTACCAGCGCGGACTCGAGCAGATCACCGAGGCCGAGCGCGAGGAGCTCAAGAACTACACGTTCGAGCTGCTGTTCGAGCTGTACGACAACGAGGTCGAGTACACGCAGGACCTGTACGACGAGGTCGGGCTCACCGAGGACGTTAAGAAGTTCCTGCGCTACAACGCCAACAAGGCGCTGATGAACCTCGGCTACGAGGGCCTGTTCCCGAAGGACGAGACGGACGTCAACCCGGCGATCCTGTCCGCCCTGTCGCCGAACGCTGACGAGAACCACGACTTCTTCTCGGGGTCCGGTTCGAGCTACGTCATCGGCAAGGCCGTCAACACCGAGGACGAGGACTGGGACTTCTAG